The Rosa rugosa chromosome 1, drRosRugo1.1, whole genome shotgun sequence genomic sequence ACATGACTTTCTCCCAAAGTGATTTGAACATTATGAGTTCAAATTGTTTTATATTTGCTGTTAAAACTGATTAGTTGTTGCTCTTGCTGTTTAAACAAATAAGAATTTGATTCtgattggttttgttttgaatcCTTTTATATTTGCAGATTTCTTCCACTCATATTTGCCTTCTTCTCTTGGGGTACTCTGAAATAGATGCAGTTTTTGGGGTTTGTGGTTGAAAATTTCAAAGTCAGAAGGCTGAAATTTTCTCCCATGATCCGTCAATACCATTTTAGTCCACTTATTGTTAATACGTCTTGGGATTGATTGGTTACTCATTCGGACAAGGACCCTTTAGGCATCTTTTTTCTCACTTTATCTCCAAGCTAAACGATATAAGCGagtaaattttcagaaaatttaaCAGGCTACTAGCATTGATGGGATACAGACAATGCTAAAATCAGAACAAATTTGTTTTATATTGTCTTTTGGGTAGAAAATACTGGAACAGAAAAAGAGATGGAGAAAGTAACCCCACTTTCTGGTACTGAACACCAACCATCCAAATAATAGgaacaaaaaaacagaaaaaagaggAGGGTTTTTCATTTGACTGAGAATGCTCTAAGTTACATAAGTATTTACACTCCATGAGAAGGTAAAAACAGAAACTGAAGAATGGAATCACTATGCTTTGTGATTGAATCCATGGTATCCCCTTGAGCCCCTGGACTGGTAAAGATCCAATCTACTCTTAGCCTCTTGTAACAATGTGTCAAGAGTCTCATCTTGGGTCATGTAAGATTGCTTGGATGCCCATTCAAGCACAGTGAGCACCTCAGCCTGGGCAAGTTCTTCGCTGTCCGGTACATGGAGTGCAATGTAGCACATGAGAACCAGAGCCGAAATCTGCACCATTTGTTCCCCAAAATACACGAGCTGGATTAAGTGCTTGGCGCCTCCAGCATCTATTATTGCCTTGCAGTGGTCGAGGTGAAGATAGTTATCTGTACAGGCGAACTTTGTGAGGGCAATGGAGGCTTCCCTGGTAACCTCGGCTTCTCGTTCATCCAGAAGGCGCACCAATGGGCCAATGATCCTTGTCTCCGTTGCCCGAAATGTCCTGGCCAAATTCCCAACTGCTTTGATGCAGGGGATCAGGAGGTCTGAGTCCGAATCTGCCTTGTCAATGATCTTTAGCAATTGATCAATGACAGACTTGCAGGCAGGGGAATTAGGCTTGAATGCTGATCTTCTCAACTCGGCATCTTTCTCTGCCACTCCTGTTATCTCCATCAACGCCATGGCAGAATACTTCTGCACATCTTCAAGGCCCTTTTCCAATAGCACTGCAAAACACAAGAGCGCTCTTGATTCCGTAATGCTACGACAAATGGTGGAATTCCCCTTGGCTAGGTGCCCAAGTGCTCGTGCTGCCATCGCTTTCATACTGGCCTTGGTTGCAGGGTCCTCCGATTCCCTTCCCTTAACGCTTGTTCCTGAATTATGATGGGATAAATTGCTGCTGCTATTGCTCTTGGTATGATTGATTTGGGTCGCCCCATTAGCGCCATTAACCGGTTGTAGAGGAGCCTTagtccctcctcctcctccctgcATTGCCATAGTAGTAGTAACCACAGTGTGCAGCTGACTCGGCTGCCGATTCCCCAAAGGATGAGGAATCTGCATATAACTCTGCTTCTCCTCATCCTCAATCGCCTTCGTCGGAATATTATTTGCATTAGAATTATTAGTAGCCACAACAAGAGCATGAATCGATGTGGCCTTGTTAAAAGTCACACTGTACTTACTATGCTCCTGGACTGTCTCGAAAGCAAGATGACTCACAAGCAATCGAATAATGTTGTGCTGCGCAAACAGATCCTGGCATTTCGGGTAATGCCCTGCTAGCTCCGCGACCGCCTTCGCCACCATCGCCTGAACTTTCATCGGCCCTTCTTTCAGAATCTTGGAAAACACCGAGCACACTCCGGCAATGATCATGTGCTCCACGCTTTCGGGGTCCCGGCCCAGTAACCCGAGAGCCTCAGCAGCGTTCTCTTGGCCTTCAACCTTTCCCTCTTTGATCAATTTTAACAAGGGCCCAACTCCTCCTTCTTCAATAATCAGCTTTCCATACCTATCGTTATCCTTGGCTAAAGAAACCAGCGACGCCGCCGCGTCGGATCGGTCTTCGAGCGAACCGGTGTGGAGAATAGCGATCTGCTCCCAAATGAGGCCGAGAATGGGCTCGTTGGCCGCGATTGGCGGCAGGCCCAAGTACCCATCTTCCCGGATATCCGCGGGAGCCGAGACTCTGAGCAGCCACGACACGTCGCCGATCGAATTCTCGAGCTGCGACGACATTTTCCGGAACTGCGCCGCCGGGATTATGGTGAAGACCCGCTTCATTATCCCGTTGGCGCGGCATTTCAGGACTAAAGACAGAGCCTTCTCGAGCACCTGCTCAGTCTCGTCGATGATCCGCCGAGTCGGCCGCTCGTAGAGGTCGGAGCTGGCCCGGGCGGCCTGCCGTAGCAGACCCGCCAGCTTCTCCGTCTTCGATTTCAGCTCCGCGCAGTCCTGCTTGGACGAGCTGGCCTCGTCTGCCGCCTTGGTCACTTGGTCCGCCAGCTGGATCGGCCTCGCCAGGATTTGCTTCACTATGTCCGCCATGGCCGGCACGGCGGACCAAAATCTGATATATGCCGGCTTTGACTGTAGATCAATAGACCAAGGTCAAAACCAAACAGATGGGTGATTTGGGTTTGGTCTGGATTTCTGAACCTTAGATAAATTGCAAAAGTGATAAAATAATGTGCGTCAGGTCTGAGAAGTTATATGACACacaaggaagaggaagaggaagaagcttTGCTCAGGCTTTTTTAGTCTTTCTCAGACTATTAAGTTTAAGTGGACGAGTTCTGCAACGAAAGGCGAGGACAGGTCAAACGCGTTTTTCCTGGTTTATATAATTTCCCTTTCGTTTTCCCAGctccatttttattttgtttctaaTTAATTTTCTGAAAAAGATAGGAACTATGGAAATTGATATTGTTTAAATTAGGTAAATAATTCCAGAGGGAAATGGAAATTTGATGTCAGGCTGGCGCAGTTGAACACTACCAGCCCCACACGGGGGGTCCATGGCGAGAAGAATGCTGTGCGTCCTGTTCGGTTTTTGGTAGGTGAATTACACATGTCTGGGGTTAATTTTGGAGGGATACTGTTACTGTAAAATTCAACAACAATATATAATAGGAAATTAAATAATTGTACCGGAATCTCACGCCTTAATTAAGTGGATTTAGCAGTGATTATGGGAAATCTAACATATGACTAAGTTGACTTCGTTTTATGATTGCTTTTTTGGTGGTGCTTTATGGTCTTTTGTTTTTTACTAAGTAATTTGGTGGGTAGTCAGAAATGATGGGATTGGCGTGGTAGTCAGAAATGATGCGGGTATGAGCCAGGCCTTTTGTACACGCACACTCGGCTCTAAACATAGAAGCGGAGGCGTGTAGAGATGGTCTTCTTCTTGGCATACACCAAGGTTGGACAGAAATAGATATTGAAAGTGATTCAACCCTTCTAATTGCTGCCCTCCAGAGTGAAGAGAAAAATTTCTCAGAGGTAAGTCGagttttagatgattgtaaagattTTATGTCTGCTTTTCAATCAGTTAGAACTAGTCATATTTTctgtgaagcaaatggtgtagcaGATAGAATTGCTCACCTAGCTagtttattttttgttgatgatgtttggtttgatgagactcctgctattattcaggatgtactctacgaggattattgtaagTGTTTTTCTGTCACTCgaggttcaggttttatgtccccccctcCGAGACATaattttaatataataaatggaaccgagCGTGAGGTTTAAGAGCTTAGGTGGGATGAAAAAAATAGTTTTTTAAGAGCTTATATTTGAGATTTCAAGTTTGAATATCGTTTCACTCTTTTCTTCTAGTATCATGGACTGATGAAATTAGGTATTTTAAGAGATTTCATCAGAATACATGTTCTGCAACAAGCCACATGATTAGCCATTATAAGGTGTTATTCAaatgttggaaaaaaaaaaaaaaaaaaaaaaaaaactttggtcTACAAGCGTTTTAGGCTTAGACGGGCCCAACCGCCAACTGGTTGTCGCTTTATTATGCAACCAATGTTGTTCCTGGACCGGTCCACTCTAACCGGTTTGATCTTCAGCCTAATTTTGATGAGCTCGACCCGATACAGTTCTTCAAAGGTAAAACTTGTTTAAAGAAGTTAAAAATGTCTGAGATTGACAGCTTTTGAGCAAAAATTTAAGAAATGAGTTCAGTACATAGTAGACACACTTTTATCAACGAACAAGACtccacaaaaataaataaataaaaaagaacacaCGATTTGTCACAAacaaatcatcaataaaagattttaaaaaataagaaaacagATTTTTCGACGAACAGGGTTGAGACCTTTGAGTGATCACATATTGCCTTTGGCCATACTGAAAAAAATTGATGGTTTAAAGAAATATAGAATCATCAATGCAATAATTGTATCTCTATATGCATGGTTTCAATATCTTACTGAATTTTTGAATTGGAAACCGCACATGTGTATGATTGGACCTGGCTGCATTATAAACCCTAATAACAATAATAGCTATACCCATTGGCCATAGAATGATAGCAATTGTGACTTTTGAGAGACCCCTAGAACCTTGTTCTTAAGCCAAGGCCAGGTAGGTTAGCCCCAAAATGCCACATACTATTCTGGCTCATTTCTTAGATTGCACTGGATAAATTGCTTGTTTAACAAGCCATAAAATTGTAGTGAGTTGGAAATGTTGTCTGTGATCGTATACATTATGGCATTATGCTATTACATAATTACAATTGGGCAACTACTACCAAATAATTTATAGTACAATATTTGTCTTCATTAGTTTTCATTATTTCATAGTGTGAACGAAGAAGGTTGGCAATCTGGGAGCTGGCAAATTGTAATAAAGTAATGTGTATGAAGGTTTTAGGAATCTTGGGTGGGAATTGTGTCTATGATTTTGCTCTCTCATTTTTTTTGCATTTCCAAAAACTACTTGCTTTGGTTTGGTGTAAATCTCACTAGACAATAGAAAAATGAGTAGAGGAGCTGGCAAAAATATTGGTGCTACCCACGAAGCATTTTGTTAATCAAAATTTCTTTTGCCAGTGAAAATGGAGTTTTCAACTATTTATTTTAAGAGAAATATTCAGTCAccatccccaaactatgctgccaaagccaatttgatacccgaactctcaaaagtatcaatgtgatacccaaacatgtattttgacatcaacgtgatacttccgtcaaaaatctctaacggctccgtttgtttgctgacgtggcaagcacataGATCCCAAAAAAaggttaaatgaccaatttacccttttcttttattaattaattttttttttcaatattgcTTTCATTATTGCTTTCATTTTCCAGACTTTCAatctctctccccatcccacGCGAAAGTAGACTGTGGTCATATAAAATCATCATACATTCATGTCCATAACATTTGCTCGGCTTCATTCATATAGGTACCACGCTCCTCCTCTTCTTGTCCACGAATCCTTACCAACTCCAACTCTGCAGCAGAACATCTCACGAGTCATTGTCTCCATACCTTTCCATGAcccaaaaatcaacataacCAGAGGCAGCAAGACTTCCATAAAGCCATAGACACAGACACCCTTCACTGCAAAAAAACCGCAACACTGAAATTCACACTGTCATCTCCTTCAACCTTAGGAAACGGAAGCCGCAGTCTCCGAAACTCCTCCATCTCCAAATCATAGACAACAATAGGATCCTCCTCGTCATCAAACTCGGGATTGTAGTCCTCAATTACCCAATGCAGCTTCTCGTTTACAATAACACCTTGATACCTCAATCACCCAATCCGGACATCAACGCACTCCAATCCGGCGAGCACCAATTTcagattgcaaaaaaaaaaaaaataacaacaacTACAACACCAACTCCTCAAATCCCCCAGCGTAGCATCAGTGCAGAACAACACCTCTTGCCCACGTTCTTTCACCGATCTTCTTTTTGGGAGAAACAAAGCCCATTGCAGGAGCCCAATAGCAAGACGTCGCAGTCGGGTCGGGTTAAAGGGGAGGCGAGCTTTACGGCGGAAGTACGGTCTCCGAAGGGTAGCAGATCCAGTTCTAGGGATGCGAGCTGCAAGGAAAGAGGAAGACCATAAGCCTCCAGCCAAGCCTGGCCCATCCCCACCATGGCCACCGCCGCTTGACCGCCAAGTGTTCTGCCCCGCTGGTATCTGCAGACCGCCGCCGGACCGCCATCTCCGAGCCATGGGTGAGCGTTACATCTACCTAACATCACCCTCCCCAGATCGAATTCAAGAAACCCCAGATCGGTTTCGGTGGAGATTGAAAGGAGGAGTGAGAATTCAAGAAACCCCAGATCAGTTTCGGTGGAGATTGAAAGGAGGAGTGAGCAGGTTAGGGTTTGGTTCATATAGGCCGATTCGAAGTGGGATTGAGCGAATTTGGAGGATCATCTCATCAGGGATGAAGTCCGACATTGaattgcctctctctctctctcacaggtGATTTGGGGAAAATGAGAGTCGAGAGAGTGTGTAGTTGCACCTTGCACCgatccagtttttttttttttttttaattagttctAGTGAAAGACCATTCTGCccttgataaaaatatcacatgggacccacgtgcttgccacgtcagcaaacaaacggagcAGTTAGAgaattttgacggaagtattacgttgatgtcaaaatacgtgtttgggtatcacattgatacttttgagagttcgggtatcaaattggccttggcagcatagtttggggacggtgactgaacttttctcttattttaaGCTTTGTCGAAAAAAACCTTTTATTTTAAGTCTCACAATGCTAAAATGCTTTCccatttcttttgcttttttacGTTCCCATTTTGGTTTAAAGATTATTTTTgcgaagaagaggtaaaaatgTCTCCATGATGTATTGAAGCTACTCATATTCACACTTTatgggaaaagaaaaggagttttttttttataagaaagaaaaggagcttttttttataagaaagaaaaagagcttTTTCTgataagaaagaaaaggagcGTTTGGTGGTTTTGTTGTAGGATGTGCTCTGATGTCACtctgattattattattattatttttttttttaaggtgtTCTATAGTGAGATTTGGGACACTGAAATTTTGAATATGATAGTCGTTCGATTAGTTCAATGCGTTAGGATGCAGCAAATAATGACCAACGCAAGTATTCACTAATTCACATCTCTAGAGTTTGAATACACTAGTGTACTATAACACTATAATTGATCTAGAGCCCTATTAAAGATGAAAGCTACCAAATCTACATTTTACCAGAAAAATGACCATTGCCATATAACTAAATTCTGAACTTCATTCAAAATAATTGAGAAGGAAAAGAGGTTGAACAAGCCTTGATTTGAAGCAATTTGGTTTGGTATAGTGTTAGGGATGAGAAAGATACAATTAGGTTATTAGGATATTGAAAGAGATTCATGGGCGGTGAAGTCTTTTTCAAACATGAAGAAAAGATTTTCTTCATATGACAAATATGCAGAACATTTAATAAACAAATCAAGGACGAAAGATGTATTATTGGCCTTTTTGAGATCATTGGTCCGAACTTGAATTATTTTCTTGTTTGACAATCCATAACGGTCCATGGATATATGATGTACATGTACTGCTTATGTTCTTGGGATGATTAGATCGTGGTCCATTTCGTGTAGATCCAATATATGCAAATTTAAAGTACCATAAGCGTACATCCCACCTTCTGTGGTGTTTTCATGAAAACAAGTTATTATAGTTTGCCCTACATAATGAGGGGACAAAAAAAGGTAAACTCAAACAAATGGTCTTGAATTTTAGATACCAAATATATTCTAGTAGTTTATGAGAGATGTAATGAGATTTTGAGGCCTGAGGTAAACTGAAGAAGTATCTCTCAATGTAAAGAGAATATAACAATTAGTAAAACTAAGAAGCTAGCTTCAAACCTCCAACCACCTTTTTATAGAAAGAACACAACCTACTGATAGCTTTGTTatgttttgaatattttttaaattaattatatcattgaCAAAATGTTAGAGAACTGAAGAGATGAGGCGATTGCTTTACTAACCTTCTGTAAATATAATATGACCGTTAATGTATTGAATTAGATTAAATTAATGGATGAATTAAATATGTTCAACTttaaccgttcatgtttataatggtaaatcacgattatgaacaCTTTCAgggtcatcaatttgactgaaaatttataCAAATGATATACTCATAGAGACTTAAAAATTGAATGATCAATATACCGACATGTGATTAAAAAGTAGGTCTCACAAAAAATTTCTTTAAATtgcgttaaaaaaaaaatctcttaatGAAAGGcccatattttctttcaaacTCAGACAAAATTTCCTTAATAATCAcgcattctttttttttcttttttttgagagaaatcaTCACGCATTCAGAGAGACAAATTCTTGACTCCGTCGTGCGACTAGTAACCTACCTATCTAGCTACATGATCGATGACTCCAAAATCATGAACGCCCCACCCACGCAGCATCTTAAATTCTTAATTGGACCACATACCATTTACAAAGAAAGTGTGGAAGAAACTACAATTAAACATATATAGCCAAAGCAAAGCTAGCTACGTAGCTAACTCCGGATACATACAAATAAGGTACACAGAGCTAATTATAGATACGGATAAACATATACTCATCATAAGCCAAACCCTACACGTACAATAGCTGCATGCATGCAAACAATATAGGATGGTTCGTGACTTGGTGGTCCGTCTCCCCCTTAATGACGATCGATGTATATGGAATCCTAATTCTCTGATTTCTGCCAATCTAGCTAGAGCAGATAAAAAGTATGCAGCAACTGAAAATCCGGTTTGTAATATACACATGTTATTTCAAGCAATGATTAGGATGTTACAAGTTAGCTAAGCAGTGTTGGGCAGTTATAGGAGTACTGGTTTCTGAAAACAATGGAGATGGAGACGGCAAGTGAGCGATGCAGACAGGAATTTAGCTCGTACTTGCAGCCATCCACGATGAAAAAGCTTAAGAATGCGTACCACATAGGATCGATTGGTGTGTCTTACCTTTCGCTTAGCCGGCTTACGTCATGATCGATCTGAGTACCTAAATAGGCATTTTGATAATCAAAAACTTTTAGGCACTTCGATAATCATCTTCTTATTCTCACCCGCTATTCTCTattgataaaagaaaatatgATATACGATCGATCAAGGTCAAAGTGAATTGCATAATGATTACAAATTAGTAAAAAATATGGGGACATTACGTGAACTTCATTGTGATAAACTCTTGGTAATAAGGTTAACTTAAAGGTGAGTAACTATGAttgacaattcttaggttcacccctagatGAATGAACATATTCaccccattgtcgattaacatacttttacttaataaatttataatctaacaatccatatcttaaattagcctttaaagatcatctatgTAAAGAATCAAttgaatcggaaatcgtttaattatctaattaaatcaaacaaattgatggttctaacaacacttattactattatgatgaactgtctatgtatttcatagaaacaaataactaaaaggtcttcaatttgattgattttttacagagctaatctttgtattatgttatacaacatgaatggttggaaagtcattatgcgttaatcgcaaaAGAATGTGAATATGCTTATTCACCCAATTgatgaacctaagaattgttcaaaTATGATTGCGCGAATGACCAAACTATGCGAATATTGATCGATTAAATTTCAATATCATTATTAAATATGGCAAAATGGAAAGTTTCAAGAAATTTTTATAAATATTTAAGACCTATACTTAGGCCTCATTTGGTTCTTGAAAAGTAAGCATCAAGAAAGGAAACTTGATCAGTTCttgcgtttgggatgcaaaaggaaatgaaaaactTTCCGGAatgaagggaaaataagggggaaagtggATGTACACCAATAGAATTGAACGACTGATAACATcaagtatatttttttgttataaaaaaaaaagttgtctaTAAATATGAACGGCTGAGATCTGCTAGATCTACTAGTTCATttgcactgtcggtgcatagaagaatATTTCAATTTATAATCCATATTTTATGTTTCAGtttttagtaacttaaatttAGTATTTTTGTAAGAATTCaaccaaaaaaatgaaagaaatacTATGTTACACTCCAAAATCCTTCTAAGTTCTAACCGATAATGATTTATTGTTAGCGTCAAAaagacctagcagagctctgctagggtatGTGAGAGGCCGCCCATGGGTTGGCGTTTCTATACCTCCCTCCATCTCCGATGGAGCAAATTTCCGGCCATAGTGTCGCAGTCGGCGTGTACGGTTGAGGCCATACcctccttttttccttttatctCCAAGACATCAATATTCACCAATCGGGTTGAGCCGGCGGCCCACTCTCTTCCTTTGATTGCCACGCGCAGGGGATTGAGCTTGTCCTCGGTTCGCTGCTCTATTGGATCAGTGGCTGCGGGTGACTGGAGGGTTTGGGATCCAGGGCTTCTGCAGGCGTCATGGTGCCGGGCAAGGCTAAAATTGGATTTGCTAGACATATCGGGTCTGGTGGCGATGCAGCTAGGTGAGAGGCTTACGTCGGGCCGTTGCTTGATCATGATTACAGGTGGTGGGAGGATGGCAGATCGACGGCCAGAATCTGGGCTTGGCTTTGGTGTTCTCTACCTTGCAGCTTTGATCAGAGGGGTTTGGGTCGAGCTGAGAAACAACCTACCTCTGGTTCTTCATGGAAACCGCCCCAAGTCTGGTGGGGAAGGTGGCGGCGCATTGCATCGAGTGGTCAGAACTGGGTCCGGATTTCTCCAGCGAGGGATGGTGGAACAGGGGAGGCCAGGGCAGGTTTGGGTGCCCAACTGTGGATCTGGGCTTCTTTTTGTTTGGGCCATTCATTATGGGCCTTTGTTTGGGCCTTGTATTCTGTTTGGATccgcatttgggatccaggagactTTTTCAGGACTCTGTTTTCTGCTACactttggaattggaattgcgtcaacttaggtagaagattgctctctactcGACGTATTATTTTGCGTGGGGTGGGCAAGGTCGATCACACTACCGCcggttaccttgatagaaggttaccctctattcaacacaaatatttgcgtggaagtatggtcaaccatactattggtaccgttttacatagcccggGGTCTGCCCGGtgcctcatcaaatgctttttagCATCCCTTACTATCCTcgctaggttttatttccgatatcttattgcatctagtattgtttttgttatttttcaatTTGATGTAGTAtctacatctataagttgtaatctttattattgttattattaataaagtggttGACTATTGctctcaaaaaaaaatgttaCACTCCAAAATATCATAAAACATCTTTTCATTGTACTCTTAGTTCATTCATTTTGAACTTAGTAAGATATATTAACTGTGCTGACAATTTGATAATATATTTAACTCATGGCATGGATTATCGTAGAACACCAACTGATATATGTGAAATCGAGGGTAAATCCTTTATTGATGGATCTTCAAGGATGTCTTTCAAGCATATTCCTTAAAGTTTGTTGGGGACGGTGTAATCCCATAAACACAAAATGTAAAGGGATCTCAATCGGGACTAGAATGTGATTCTAGCTGAATATCGCGAGTTCGCGACGCTCTTGGAAGCTCATGCATTGTTCACATAAAGCACATACAAGCTTTTGCCATAGCACAACAATATAAATAGAGGTTTCCAGCAGTTAGCTAGGGACCAAAATAACATCATTCATGGGGTTTCTTTTTGCCCTCAAATATCACATTGATCGTTTTGTTAGTACAAATTAGGGGTCCCATATTTTTAGGGCATACCTTTATGTGGCGAGGTACGATTGAGTTTCCTGGAAGCAACCTCATTGTTGGGTTCAGTTGGGGACGTCGCAGTCGGTCGGATACTAAtctataaaagaagaaaaagaaaagagaataaaaCATCATCCATGGAGATGGAGATCCATCACCacaacaattatatatatatatatacgtacagATTTCTACAGTTGAATGGTAAAAAGGTTAAAATACCGAAATGATAGTGCACTGCGGATCTCACGAAATGAAAAATGGAACAAAGAGCCCTCACGATATAGCTAGCTAGCCTTGCTTCCATAACTATGTAACCTAGGCCATCACATGTAAGAACTATTGGCTATGGTGGAGAGTAAAGCCTTACAGTTAGCATAATCTTTTGAAAAGTCTCCATCGATCGATCATCTGATCACACATAATTACAATTAGCTTTGCATACATGAATCAATTAAATTGGTATGATATTAACTTATTAATCACAGTTggtaaatctctctctctctctctctctctctctctctctctcggcgtTTGTTTTATCAGACAAGGGACTCGACGCCGTACAGACAGAGTCATGTGATCAGGGCTAGTTTCCATGAAACTGCGTCTGTGAACAGAACGATTTGTCAGCGAGTTAATCAATGCAGAACCTGCCGGAGAGAGTTGCTGTATGATATTAACACAGTTACACAGATACCGTCTTCTAGCTAGCTTCGATCCTTTATCATTCATCGTTGGTCAGTCTGGTGCAGACTGCAGATCGACTTGTAGTTAGTACTGGGAAAAGGAAAGCCCGATCCGACTTGATCATGCATCTAGCTACGTACAATGATTGCAGAGAAAATCATGCAATTGTGTAtctatatactattattaagaggcttaatttgttagccaaaatc encodes the following:
- the LOC133716698 gene encoding uncharacterized protein LOC133716698, which translates into the protein MADIVKQILARPIQLADQVTKAADEASSSKQDCAELKSKTEKLAGLLRQAARASSDLYERPTRRIIDETEQVLEKALSLVLKCRANGIMKRVFTIIPAAQFRKMSSQLENSIGDVSWLLRVSAPADIREDGYLGLPPIAANEPILGLIWEQIAILHTGSLEDRSDAAASLVSLAKDNDRYGKLIIEEGGVGPLLKLIKEGKVEGQENAAEALGLLGRDPESVEHMIIAGVCSVFSKILKEGPMKVQAMVAKAVAELAGHYPKCQDLFAQHNIIRLLVSHLAFETVQEHSKYSVTFNKATSIHALVVATNNSNANNIPTKAIEDEEKQSYMQIPHPLGNRQPSQLHTVVTTTMAMQGGGGGTKAPLQPVNGANGATQINHTKSNSSSNLSHHNSGTSVKGRESEDPATKASMKAMAARALGHLAKGNSTICRSITESRALLCFAVLLEKGLEDVQKYSAMALMEITGVAEKDAELRRSAFKPNSPACKSVIDQLLKIIDKADSDSDLLIPCIKAVGNLARTFRATETRIIGPLVRLLDEREAEVTREASIALTKFACTDNYLHLDHCKAIIDAGGAKHLIQLVYFGEQMVQISALVLMCYIALHVPDSEELAQAEVLTVLEWASKQSYMTQDETLDTLLQEAKSRLDLYQSRGSRGYHGFNHKA